In Fervidobacterium nodosum Rt17-B1, one genomic interval encodes:
- a CDS encoding PLP-dependent aminotransferase family protein, whose product MDLESKLSEIGKNLRSSLIRELLKYASVPGSISFGGGVPDPETFPRHELAEIAKEVIEKDYKYTLQYNTTEGDDELAKQMVKLLEKAYGITGIERENLLFTTGSQQALDLIARIFLDKDSICIAEFPVYLGAASAFRINFPKFETIPLQDDGMDVDYLEKKLKELDEKGLVNQVKFIYTVPTFHNPAGVTMSLEKRKRLIELAEKYDILILEDDPYGMLRFEGENLPSLYKLAGPDRVVLLNTFSKILTPGLRLGIIIGRADIVRKATLAKQAADLCSPSLNQRIAARYLERYDLFEQLKPGIELYRKKKNTMIKALEENFSDIPGAKWVNPQGGLFVWMTLPEGFDTMDMFEIAKEKKIYYIPGQAFTVDDSVSTSMRLSFCLPPEEKIIEGVKRLKEVVVEYGKKKGLI is encoded by the coding sequence ATGGATTTAGAAAGCAAACTTTCAGAAATAGGTAAAAACTTGAGATCCTCACTTATTAGGGAACTTTTAAAGTATGCTTCAGTACCAGGTTCTATATCTTTTGGCGGTGGAGTTCCCGATCCAGAAACGTTCCCAAGACACGAACTTGCTGAAATTGCCAAAGAAGTTATCGAAAAAGATTATAAATATACGTTACAATACAACACAACTGAAGGTGATGATGAACTTGCCAAACAAATGGTAAAACTCCTTGAAAAAGCGTATGGAATAACCGGAATTGAACGTGAAAATTTGCTTTTTACCACGGGTTCGCAACAAGCTCTTGACCTGATTGCAAGAATTTTCTTAGACAAAGATAGTATATGTATAGCCGAATTTCCTGTTTACCTTGGTGCTGCAAGTGCATTTAGAATTAATTTCCCAAAATTCGAAACTATACCTTTACAAGATGATGGTATGGATGTCGATTATCTCGAAAAGAAGTTGAAGGAGCTAGATGAAAAAGGGTTGGTAAACCAAGTGAAGTTTATTTACACAGTCCCTACCTTCCATAATCCCGCCGGCGTGACGATGAGCTTAGAGAAGAGGAAGAGATTAATAGAACTTGCGGAGAAATACGATATATTGATTCTAGAAGATGATCCTTATGGAATGCTTAGGTTTGAAGGTGAAAATTTGCCATCACTTTACAAATTGGCAGGTCCGGATAGAGTTGTTCTTTTAAACACATTTAGCAAAATTCTTACACCAGGTCTCAGATTGGGAATAATCATTGGACGTGCTGATATTGTTAGAAAAGCAACCTTGGCAAAGCAAGCTGCAGATCTTTGTAGTCCAAGTTTGAATCAAAGAATTGCCGCAAGGTATTTAGAAAGATACGATTTATTCGAGCAGTTAAAACCTGGTATTGAACTTTACAGAAAAAAGAAGAATACCATGATTAAAGCTCTCGAAGAGAATTTCTCAGATATCCCAGGTGCAAAATGGGTCAATCCACAAGGTGGATTGTTTGTGTGGATGACTCTTCCTGAAGGTTTCGATACTATGGATATGTTCGAAATAGCAAAAGAAAAGAAGATATACTACATACCCGGTCAAGCATTTACCGTTGATGATAGTGTATCCACTTCTATGAGGTTATCTTTCTGCTTACCACCTGAAGAAAAGATCATTGAAGGTGTGAAAAGACTCAAAGAGGTTGTTGTAGAATACGGGAAGAAAAAGGGGTTGATTTGA
- the buk gene encoding butyrate kinase encodes MKILVINPGATSTKVAIFEDKNKLVQENLQHSVEELERFPTVMDQKKLREEAIIKFLEKNNLKVEDLDAIAARGGILPPVESGTYRVDEKMVDYLLNKTKVQHASNLAAVIGYELAKKCKKEIPVYITDPVSVDEMIPEARLSGIKDIERKSLSHISNMRAVGIRIAEELGKRFDELNMVIAHLGSGISVAPFEKGRMIDVNNANDEGPFSVERTGELPVGDIVKLCYSGKHTKEEIKKMFIGHGGLVSYLGTNDLREAFKMAETDKKAMEVIEAMAYQIAQEVGAMCVALKGKVDAIVFTGGMAYSEKFINMIKDYIYKFAPIFIVPGEMEMEALAYGALRVLTGEEKEKVWGDEK; translated from the coding sequence ATGAAGATTCTCGTTATAAACCCAGGCGCCACAAGCACAAAAGTCGCTATTTTTGAGGACAAAAACAAATTAGTCCAAGAAAACCTTCAGCATTCCGTCGAAGAGCTTGAAAGATTCCCAACAGTAATGGACCAAAAAAAATTAAGAGAAGAAGCTATAATCAAGTTTTTAGAAAAGAATAATCTCAAGGTAGAAGATTTAGATGCTATCGCAGCGCGCGGAGGGATACTTCCACCAGTCGAGAGTGGGACTTACAGAGTAGACGAAAAAATGGTTGATTATCTTTTAAACAAAACAAAAGTCCAACATGCTTCGAATCTCGCAGCTGTTATAGGATACGAACTTGCAAAAAAATGCAAAAAAGAAATTCCAGTTTACATAACCGATCCAGTAAGTGTAGATGAGATGATTCCAGAGGCAAGGCTTTCCGGAATTAAAGATATTGAAAGAAAAAGCTTATCACATATTTCAAATATGAGGGCAGTTGGCATAAGGATTGCTGAAGAACTTGGAAAGAGATTCGATGAGTTGAACATGGTAATTGCACATCTCGGGAGTGGAATTTCCGTTGCACCATTTGAGAAAGGAAGAATGATAGATGTTAATAACGCAAACGATGAGGGACCATTTAGTGTAGAGAGAACCGGAGAATTGCCGGTTGGGGATATTGTAAAGCTTTGCTATTCTGGGAAACATACTAAAGAAGAAATAAAAAAGATGTTCATCGGACATGGTGGATTGGTTTCTTACCTTGGTACAAACGATTTGAGAGAAGCGTTTAAAATGGCTGAAACTGATAAAAAAGCGATGGAAGTTATCGAGGCTATGGCTTATCAAATTGCCCAAGAAGTTGGCGCGATGTGTGTAGCTTTGAAAGGTAAAGTAGATGCAATTGTTTTTACCGGTGGAATGGCTTACAGTGAAAAATTTATAAATATGATAAAAGATTACATCTACAAATTTGCCCCAATTTTCATTGTACCTGGTGAGATGGAAATGGAAGCTCTCGCTTATGGCGCCTTAAGAGTATTAACAGGTGAAGAGAAAGAAAAGGTATGGGGTGATGAAAAATGA
- a CDS encoding bifunctional enoyl-CoA hydratase/phosphate acetyltransferase yields MTKLFELLEKAKNNGKKIVAVAAADDDVVLRAVEMARNEGIVDGILFGDTQKIIAAAEKARVDLKNYEIIDSKNPADDAVKAVVDKRAHFVMKGNIKTGDLMKAVLKDEYNLKTGRTMSLVSIFETPLYHKLLIVTDAGMTIAPDLDQKVHLIENAVLVARKAVGVEKPKVAILGAIEVVNPKMEATVHAALLAKMNDRGQIKGCIIDGPFALDNAVSKEAAEHKGIVSPVAGDADILVMPDIEAGNIFYKAMVFLAGSKVASAIIGAKCPVALTSRADSDETKLLSLALTCLMTE; encoded by the coding sequence ATGACAAAATTATTTGAATTGCTTGAAAAAGCAAAAAATAACGGTAAAAAAATCGTTGCGGTCGCGGCTGCGGATGATGATGTTGTTTTAAGAGCCGTAGAAATGGCAAGGAACGAGGGAATAGTTGATGGAATTCTTTTCGGGGATACTCAAAAGATAATAGCTGCTGCTGAAAAAGCTAGAGTCGATTTGAAAAATTACGAAATAATCGATTCTAAGAATCCCGCTGACGATGCAGTGAAGGCAGTTGTTGATAAGAGAGCACACTTTGTTATGAAAGGGAATATCAAAACAGGTGACTTAATGAAGGCTGTTTTGAAAGATGAATATAATCTTAAGACAGGTAGAACCATGTCACTTGTTAGTATATTCGAAACACCTCTTTACCATAAGTTGTTAATAGTAACGGATGCAGGTATGACAATTGCGCCAGATCTTGATCAAAAAGTTCACCTTATTGAAAATGCCGTCCTTGTTGCAAGAAAAGCTGTTGGTGTTGAAAAACCTAAAGTAGCTATATTGGGTGCTATAGAAGTTGTGAATCCAAAGATGGAGGCAACCGTTCATGCCGCATTACTTGCCAAAATGAACGATAGAGGCCAGATAAAGGGTTGCATTATCGATGGACCATTTGCTTTAGATAACGCTGTGTCTAAAGAAGCTGCCGAACATAAGGGAATTGTAAGTCCTGTGGCTGGAGATGCGGATATTCTTGTCATGCCTGATATAGAAGCTGGTAACATTTTCTACAAAGCAATGGTTTTTCTTGCCGGTTCAAAGGTTGCTTCTGCGATTATTGGTGCAAAATGCCCAGTTGCGTTAACGTCAAGGGCAGATAGCGATGAAACAAAATTGTTGTCTCTAGCACTTACATGTTTAATGACAGAATAA
- the buk gene encoding butyrate kinase — MKILTINPGSTSTKVAIFEDEEMMASKTLRHSAEELAPYAKLTDQFEFRATIVEKFLNEIGVKPTELSAVVGRGGLLDPIPGGTYKVTEDMLEILRDAKNGEHASNLGALIAYEFTKKYDIPSFIVDPVVVDELEPLARYTGHPMFKRRSIFHALNQKATARNAAAQLGKKYEDVNLIVVHMGGGISIGAHRKGKVVNVNNALDGDGPFTPERSGTLPLTQLIDLCFSGKYTLDQMKKKIKGAGGMVDYLGTNDGLTVQNMIREGNKEAELVYKAMAYQIAKWIGKMAAVLKGDVDAIVLTGGLAYDKDYMVKWLTEYAGFIAPILVFPGGDEEKALALGALRVLRGQEEAKIYWENKLNV, encoded by the coding sequence GTGAAGATTTTGACTATAAATCCAGGTTCAACAAGTACGAAAGTTGCGATTTTTGAAGATGAAGAGATGATGGCTTCTAAAACTCTCAGACATTCTGCAGAAGAACTTGCACCATACGCAAAACTAACCGATCAATTTGAATTCAGAGCAACAATTGTTGAGAAATTTTTGAACGAAATTGGTGTTAAACCAACTGAGCTTTCAGCTGTTGTAGGGCGTGGAGGGCTTCTTGACCCAATACCCGGAGGTACCTATAAGGTGACAGAGGATATGCTTGAAATTCTTAGAGATGCAAAAAACGGTGAACATGCATCAAATCTTGGTGCATTAATTGCCTATGAATTTACTAAAAAATACGACATACCTTCTTTTATAGTTGATCCAGTGGTTGTGGATGAACTTGAACCTTTGGCAAGATATACTGGTCATCCGATGTTTAAGAGAAGATCTATTTTCCACGCTTTAAATCAGAAAGCAACCGCAAGGAATGCTGCTGCACAACTTGGAAAGAAGTACGAAGATGTAAATTTAATAGTTGTTCACATGGGCGGTGGAATTTCAATAGGTGCGCATAGAAAAGGGAAAGTTGTTAATGTGAACAACGCGCTTGATGGTGATGGGCCGTTTACACCTGAAAGAAGTGGTACTCTACCGTTAACTCAATTAATTGATTTATGCTTCAGTGGAAAGTACACTCTTGACCAAATGAAAAAGAAAATTAAAGGTGCTGGTGGAATGGTAGATTATTTAGGCACAAACGATGGTTTGACCGTGCAAAATATGATTAGAGAAGGAAACAAGGAAGCAGAGCTTGTTTACAAAGCGATGGCATATCAGATAGCCAAATGGATAGGAAAGATGGCGGCGGTATTAAAGGGAGATGTGGATGCTATAGTCCTTACAGGCGGTCTTGCATACGATAAAGACTATATGGTTAAATGGCTTACTGAATATGCTGGATTTATTGCACCGATTTTAGTCTTTCCTGGTGGAGATGAAGAGAAGGCTCTCGCATTGGGAGCACTTAGGGTTTTAAGGGGTCAAGAGGAAGCAAAGATATATTGGGAGAATAAATTGAATGTCTAA
- a CDS encoding cobalamin biosynthesis protein CobQ, protein MENKIAKNYAFIGLFGSGKTEVAINWALKLKDEYEKVAIIDGDIISPYFRTRDVAEDLEKMGLVTVYPKGALRNADLPIITGGAIGYLVNQEYKTVIDVGGEENGIVVLGYLKPYLGNAEISMVVNIARPFSSTVDGIIKAYEQLRRVARIEVDYLINNANLSYETTPELIKKGEEIVSKVSEIIEVPVKFTVVPEFLNVDDLKYPIFKIKRFMKMENY, encoded by the coding sequence ATGGAAAATAAAATAGCAAAAAACTATGCTTTTATTGGACTTTTTGGAAGTGGAAAAACGGAAGTAGCTATAAACTGGGCATTGAAATTGAAGGATGAATACGAAAAAGTTGCGATAATCGATGGTGACATAATCTCTCCATATTTTAGAACAAGAGACGTAGCTGAAGATTTGGAAAAAATGGGATTAGTCACTGTGTATCCAAAAGGCGCTTTGAGAAATGCGGATTTACCCATAATAACTGGTGGAGCGATTGGTTACCTTGTTAATCAAGAGTATAAAACAGTTATCGATGTTGGTGGTGAAGAAAACGGTATAGTTGTCCTTGGTTATTTGAAGCCGTATCTTGGTAATGCAGAAATTAGTATGGTGGTTAACATAGCAAGGCCATTTTCATCAACCGTCGATGGAATTATAAAAGCTTACGAGCAGTTGAGAAGAGTAGCAAGAATAGAAGTTGATTATCTTATAAACAACGCAAATCTTTCATATGAAACAACCCCAGAGTTGATTAAAAAAGGAGAAGAAATAGTAAGTAAAGTGTCAGAGATAATAGAGGTGCCAGTGAAATTTACCGTTGTGCCTGAATTTTTAAACGTAGACGACTTAAAATATCCCATTTTCAAAATCAAAAGATTTATGAAAATGGAAAATTATTGA
- a CDS encoding 4Fe-4S dicluster domain-containing protein, producing the protein MPKVKGKIEIDQERCKGCGLCISVCPMKVIDFSEGFNSKGYHPAEAKYVDKCIACGFCYNMCPDTCITVYREVESA; encoded by the coding sequence ATGCCAAAAGTAAAAGGTAAGATTGAGATTGACCAAGAAAGGTGTAAAGGTTGCGGACTTTGTATCAGCGTATGCCCTATGAAAGTTATTGATTTTTCTGAAGGTTTTAATTCAAAAGGTTACCATCCCGCTGAAGCCAAGTACGTTGATAAGTGTATTGCTTGTGGTTTTTGTTATAACATGTGTCCAGATACTTGTATAACTGTTTACAGAGAAGTAGAAAGCGCATAA
- a CDS encoding 3-methyl-2-oxobutanoate dehydrogenase subunit VorB: MSERVLVKGTEAIGEAAIRAGCRLFFGYPITPQNELPEYMSKRLPEVNGTFLQSESEVSAVNMVYGAACTGTRIMTSTSSPGFSLMQEGVSYMACAELPAVFVNVVRGGPGLGDIQPSQGDYWQATKGGGHGDYKLIVLAPSTVQEAVDLTVLAFDLADKYRNPVLIIADGVIGQMMEPVTFPEFRDLSTLPSHEDWALTGANGREKHIVVSFDIDPYVLEKMNLRLVEKYKVIEKTEKRWEEYKLEDADIVITAFGTVARIAKSVVEQARKEGIKVGLFRPITLWPFPYERLEEIAKGKKLVFDVEMNMGQMLEDVKMAVKDHAPVEYYGRLGGVVPTPEEILEVLKSKIGR, translated from the coding sequence ATGTCAGAAAGAGTGTTAGTAAAAGGTACTGAAGCGATAGGAGAAGCAGCTATCAGAGCTGGTTGTAGGTTGTTTTTTGGTTATCCAATCACACCGCAAAATGAATTACCAGAATATATGTCAAAAAGATTGCCTGAAGTTAATGGAACGTTCCTTCAATCTGAAAGTGAAGTTTCTGCCGTGAATATGGTTTACGGTGCTGCATGTACGGGCACAAGGATTATGACTTCTACGTCTTCTCCAGGTTTCAGTCTTATGCAAGAAGGTGTTTCTTACATGGCTTGTGCTGAATTACCGGCTGTTTTTGTTAATGTCGTTCGTGGTGGACCAGGTTTGGGTGACATACAACCATCGCAAGGTGATTATTGGCAGGCAACAAAAGGAGGCGGGCACGGAGATTACAAATTGATAGTACTTGCCCCTTCGACCGTCCAAGAGGCAGTAGATCTAACGGTTTTAGCTTTTGATTTAGCAGATAAGTACAGAAACCCCGTATTAATCATTGCAGATGGTGTTATTGGGCAGATGATGGAGCCAGTTACATTCCCAGAATTTAGAGATTTAAGTACATTACCTTCACATGAAGACTGGGCGTTAACTGGTGCAAATGGTAGAGAAAAACATATTGTTGTATCGTTTGACATAGATCCATACGTTCTTGAAAAGATGAATTTGAGATTGGTGGAAAAATACAAAGTTATTGAAAAAACAGAAAAAAGATGGGAAGAATATAAATTAGAAGATGCGGATATAGTTATAACTGCGTTTGGTACAGTCGCAAGAATTGCCAAGAGTGTTGTTGAACAAGCAAGAAAAGAAGGTATAAAAGTTGGCTTGTTCAGACCAATAACCTTATGGCCATTCCCATACGAAAGACTCGAAGAAATTGCAAAAGGCAAGAAGTTAGTATTCGATGTTGAGATGAATATGGGACAGATGCTTGAAGATGTAAAAATGGCAGTTAAAGACCATGCGCCAGTTGAATACTACGGAAGACTTGGCGGAGTTGTACCTACTCCAGAAGAAATACTTGAAGTTTTGAAATCGAAAATCGGGAGGTAA
- a CDS encoding thiamine pyrophosphate-dependent enzyme, translated as MAFQVIYKKPESLTQREFTYCPGCTHGIIHRLVAEVIDELGIREKTIAVAPIGCSVFAYQFFYTDATVAAHGRAPAVATGIKRARPDLYVFTYQGDGDLAAIGTAEIVHAANRGEKITTIFVNNAIYGMTGGQMAPTTLLGMKTTTTPYGRDASNDGYPLHVAEIIKEARGVAFLARTKVNTPQDVQKTKKAIKKAFLAQVNGIGFGMVEVLSTCPTNWGVDPISALKWLEEHMVPEYPLGTFVDKVGDEK; from the coding sequence ATGGCATTCCAAGTTATATATAAGAAACCAGAGAGTCTCACTCAAAGGGAATTTACATACTGTCCAGGTTGTACACACGGAATTATCCATAGACTTGTCGCTGAAGTTATAGATGAACTTGGTATTAGAGAAAAAACGATAGCAGTTGCCCCTATTGGTTGTTCTGTTTTTGCTTACCAATTTTTTTACACTGACGCAACCGTTGCTGCACACGGTAGAGCTCCGGCAGTTGCAACTGGTATTAAACGTGCAAGACCAGATCTCTATGTATTCACATACCAAGGTGACGGTGATCTTGCTGCGATTGGTACAGCTGAAATTGTTCATGCCGCAAACAGAGGTGAAAAAATAACAACAATATTTGTTAACAACGCAATATATGGTATGACTGGTGGACAAATGGCCCCGACAACACTACTTGGTATGAAAACCACAACAACACCATATGGAAGAGATGCATCAAACGATGGTTATCCTCTACACGTAGCAGAAATTATAAAAGAGGCAAGAGGAGTTGCATTCTTGGCAAGAACAAAGGTAAATACACCGCAAGATGTTCAAAAGACAAAGAAAGCTATAAAGAAGGCATTTTTAGCGCAAGTTAATGGTATTGGTTTTGGTATGGTTGAGGTCCTCTCAACATGTCCAACAAACTGGGGTGTTGATCCTATATCTGCTTTAAAATGGCTTGAAGAACATATGGTTCCAGAATATCCTCTTGGAACATTTGTAGATAAAGTAGGTGATGAGAAATGA
- a CDS encoding 2-oxoacid:acceptor oxidoreductase family protein: MTTRMIFAGFGGQGVMLMGQIISLASMIEGKNVTWMPSYGPEMRGGTANCTVVVSDEPVASPVTDKAEVVVAMNIPSLLKFEPYVVENGYLFLNQSVIDRESKRNDINVLKIPCNEIADEIGNLKVANMVMLGAVVGATNVVSTESIFKAIEKKLSGGKTALIEVNKQAIMRGYELAKK; encoded by the coding sequence ATGACAACAAGAATGATATTTGCTGGATTTGGTGGTCAAGGTGTAATGTTGATGGGACAAATAATCTCTCTTGCAAGTATGATTGAGGGTAAAAATGTTACATGGATGCCTTCTTATGGTCCGGAAATGAGGGGAGGTACAGCAAATTGTACAGTAGTGGTAAGTGACGAACCAGTCGCGTCACCAGTTACAGACAAGGCAGAAGTTGTTGTAGCTATGAATATCCCCTCTTTATTGAAGTTTGAACCATATGTTGTGGAAAATGGCTATCTTTTCCTTAATCAATCAGTTATCGATAGAGAATCAAAGAGAAATGATATCAACGTGTTAAAGATACCTTGTAACGAAATTGCTGATGAGATTGGTAATTTAAAAGTTGCCAACATGGTTATGCTTGGTGCCGTTGTTGGAGCGACAAATGTTGTTAGTACTGAAAGTATTTTCAAAGCCATTGAGAAAAAGTTAAGTGGCGGAAAAACAGCGCTTATAGAAGTTAACAAACAAGCAATTATGAGAGGATATGAGTTAGCAAAGAAATAA
- a CDS encoding DDE-type integrase/transposase/recombinase, which produces MTNIQLKCPHCGSSNFIKNGHDKFKNQIFFCKDCKRYFKLSFTKKHKLFSFPYPRCVHCNHVMEIYKIRRYFVRFRCRKCNFKTSVPLSLPQPVPFNFHPFKFFRFPIYIILKAFILYFKYNLSLRAIKACLNINVSHVAIYKWIIKLSSVISLFEFENVFKVHGDEVQIELITDGLKAYEIAVKLNFDNVEHREVRLGKNNECESKFSLFKVFVKAKKSFKKFSNIRYYVNGFCVVRNLCKLYENENEMIIALASIITTS; this is translated from the coding sequence ATGACTAATATCCAACTCAAATGCCCTCATTGTGGCTCTTCTAACTTCATCAAAAACGGTCATGATAAATTCAAAAACCAAATCTTCTTTTGCAAAGACTGCAAACGTTACTTTAAACTTTCTTTCACCAAAAAACACAAACTTTTCTCTTTCCCTTACCCTCGTTGTGTTCATTGTAACCATGTCATGGAAATTTACAAAATCCGCCGTTATTTCGTTCGTTTCAGATGCAGAAAGTGCAACTTCAAAACTTCTGTTCCGCTTTCTCTTCCTCAGCCTGTACCTTTCAACTTTCATCCCTTCAAATTCTTTCGTTTCCCTATCTATATCATTCTCAAAGCTTTCATCTTGTACTTCAAATACAACCTTTCTCTTCGTGCTATTAAAGCTTGCTTGAATATCAATGTCTCTCATGTTGCTATTTACAAATGGATTATCAAGTTATCTTCTGTTATTTCGCTTTTTGAGTTTGAGAATGTATTTAAAGTTCATGGTGATGAAGTCCAAATAGAGTTAATAACTGATGGACTAAAAGCGTACGAGATAGCAGTAAAATTAAATTTTGATAATGTTGAGCACAGAGAAGTAAGACTAGGTAAAAACAACGAATGTGAATCGAAATTTTCGTTATTTAAGGTGTTTGTGAAAGCGAAAAAGAGCTTCAAGAAATTTAGCAACATACGGTACTATGTAAATGGTTTTTGCGTAGTAAGGAACCTATGCAAGTTATATGAGAACGAAAATGAGATGATTATAGCTTTAGCTTCCATCATCACTACTAGTTAA
- the guaB gene encoding IMP dehydrogenase, whose protein sequence is MPNGKSGKKSAKRENSIKVKATFEQFDEALTFDDVLLVPQYSEVLPSDTDVSTRLTRQIKLNIPLVSAAMDTVTESELAKALAREGGIGIIHKNLSIKEQAHQVEIVKRTENGVIENPVVIHPNDTIFNALKLMAEYKIGGFPVVDDEGYLVGLLTNRDVRFESDVSKKVKELMTPREKLVVALPGISLEKAKQILHEHRIEKLPIVDDKNKLIGLITIKDVLSVIEHPNAARDSKGRLIVGAAVGTSKDTFERVEALVKAGVDVIVVDTAHGHSKKVIETVKKIKKMYPDLPVIAGNVATSEAVEELIKAGADAVKVGIGPGSICTTRIVAGIGVPQLSAILQCAYVAKKYDIPIIADGGIRYSGDIVKALAAGAETVMLGSIFAGTEESPGETILYQGRKYKVYRGMGSIGAMKSGSADRYFQSDNQKFVPEGVEGMVPYKGAVKDVVYQLIGGLRSGMGYVGAKNIDELQKKAKFIKITNASVKESHPHDIIITKEPPNYWSGNQ, encoded by the coding sequence ATGCCAAATGGTAAGAGTGGTAAAAAAAGTGCGAAAAGAGAAAACAGTATAAAAGTTAAAGCCACGTTTGAACAGTTTGATGAAGCTTTGACATTTGATGATGTTTTGTTAGTCCCTCAGTACAGTGAAGTCTTACCTTCAGATACCGATGTCTCAACAAGACTGACGCGCCAAATAAAATTGAACATTCCTCTTGTTAGTGCTGCAATGGATACGGTTACTGAAAGTGAATTGGCAAAAGCTTTAGCCCGTGAAGGTGGTATAGGCATAATTCATAAAAACCTTTCTATCAAAGAACAAGCTCACCAGGTCGAGATTGTCAAAAGAACCGAAAATGGTGTTATAGAAAATCCTGTTGTGATTCATCCAAACGATACTATATTTAATGCGCTTAAACTAATGGCAGAATACAAAATCGGTGGTTTTCCTGTCGTGGATGATGAAGGTTATTTAGTTGGTTTGTTAACTAATAGAGATGTTAGATTTGAAAGTGATGTTTCAAAAAAAGTTAAAGAACTTATGACTCCTAGAGAAAAGCTTGTTGTAGCGTTACCTGGTATATCTTTAGAAAAAGCTAAGCAAATACTTCACGAACACAGAATAGAGAAGCTACCAATAGTTGATGACAAAAACAAATTGATAGGTCTTATAACAATCAAAGACGTTTTAAGTGTTATAGAGCATCCAAATGCGGCTCGCGATTCGAAAGGAAGGTTAATTGTTGGTGCTGCTGTTGGAACATCAAAAGACACGTTCGAAAGAGTTGAAGCACTTGTTAAAGCTGGTGTTGATGTTATAGTCGTTGACACAGCTCATGGACATTCAAAAAAGGTTATTGAAACGGTGAAAAAGATAAAAAAAATGTATCCAGATTTACCAGTAATCGCTGGAAACGTTGCTACCTCTGAAGCGGTTGAAGAACTTATTAAAGCTGGTGCTGATGCTGTCAAAGTTGGTATTGGACCTGGTTCGATATGTACAACAAGGATTGTTGCTGGAATCGGTGTTCCTCAATTAAGCGCGATATTACAATGCGCTTATGTAGCTAAGAAATACGATATTCCAATTATTGCGGATGGTGGAATAAGATACTCTGGAGATATCGTTAAAGCTCTTGCAGCAGGAGCAGAGACCGTTATGCTTGGTAGCATATTTGCTGGTACAGAGGAGTCACCAGGCGAAACTATACTTTATCAGGGTAGAAAATATAAAGTTTACAGAGGTATGGGCTCAATAGGAGCTATGAAATCTGGAAGTGCGGATAGGTATTTCCAATCTGATAACCAAAAATTCGTTCCAGAAGGTGTTGAGGGGATGGTTCCTTACAAAGGAGCGGTTAAAGATGTTGTTTATCAACTTATCGGAGGATTGAGATCAGGAATGGGATATGTTGGAGCAAAAAATATAGATGAATTGCAAAAGAAAGCTAAATTTATTAAGATAACTAATGCTTCGGTAAAAGAAAGTCACCCCCATGATATTATAATAACCAAAGAACCACCAAACTATTGGTCAGGTAATCAATAA
- a CDS encoding DUF2089 domain-containing protein gives MPKMLPRCPVCGKPMKVTQLKCEEDSITVSGYFEVPEFCFLDEEDTRFIVMFLRTKGNLKELERLTGIGYFALRGRLDKVLEKMGLTPIEELTDDEQVDQEEVFKLLKEKKITVEEAISLLKKKGEK, from the coding sequence ATGCCAAAGATGTTACCACGCTGTCCAGTTTGCGGTAAGCCTATGAAAGTAACGCAGCTAAAATGTGAGGAAGATTCGATAACAGTGAGTGGATATTTTGAAGTACCAGAGTTTTGTTTTTTAGATGAAGAAGACACAAGATTTATAGTAATGTTTTTAAGAACGAAGGGAAATTTAAAAGAACTCGAACGACTTACGGGAATTGGATACTTTGCACTGAGAGGTAGATTAGACAAGGTACTTGAAAAAATGGGGTTAACTCCTATTGAAGAATTAACAGATGATGAGCAAGTTGACCAAGAAGAGGTGTTTAAACTGCTTAAAGAAAAGAAAATAACGGTTGAAGAAGCGATATCATTACTAAAGAAAAAGGGAGAAAAGTAA
- the hfq gene encoding RNA chaperone Hfq, whose amino-acid sequence MAKEKFNLQDRFLNILRTKKIEVKVYLVNGFQTKGIVRSFDNFTVLIESGKQQTLIYKHAISTILPAEYIMLMKTEEEQQEQQEAEQE is encoded by the coding sequence ATGGCAAAGGAGAAGTTCAACCTTCAAGATAGGTTTTTGAATATTCTTAGGACCAAAAAAATTGAAGTAAAGGTTTATCTTGTCAATGGTTTTCAAACAAAGGGGATAGTAAGGTCGTTTGATAATTTTACAGTTCTTATTGAGAGTGGTAAACAGCAAACGCTTATTTACAAGCATGCTATAAGCACTATCCTTCCTGCGGAGTATATTATGCTTATGAAGACGGAGGAAGAACAACAAGAACAACAAGAAGCTGAACAAGAATAA